The following are encoded together in the Pseudomonas xantholysinigenes genome:
- a CDS encoding FecR family protein has protein sequence MNHDRPIPSEDDAITDAAAHWCMRLHAEDCTAAEQRAFEHWQAADARHAEEYQAMLEIWQTADLLPRRAPVLAFKPATAPRSRARRWQPLATAAAITLLALPLAGWVGWEQGWLPDSYQHFETDGRRQQIRLSDGSRVELNLNSELRFLNYKDERRVTLVKGEAFFKVAHDSSHPFIVRAANGQTRVTGTQFNVWKYQDQVKVTLVEGSVLVSSNGNSGGYRLGPGMQASYHLGDFEPELAQSNDYATSLAWRSGKLVLDNLSLGQALPVINRYLDKPLRLADEGTGNIRISGIYNTAEVERLVDTLPKVLPVYLTRSKDGSTVLNRIVPAPKRG, from the coding sequence ATGAACCACGACCGCCCTATCCCCAGCGAAGACGATGCAATCACCGATGCCGCCGCGCACTGGTGCATGCGCCTGCACGCCGAAGATTGCACGGCGGCCGAGCAGCGGGCCTTCGAGCACTGGCAAGCGGCCGACGCCCGGCATGCCGAGGAATACCAGGCGATGCTGGAGATTTGGCAAACCGCCGATCTGCTGCCGCGCCGTGCCCCGGTGCTCGCGTTCAAGCCAGCAACGGCGCCCCGGTCCCGTGCGCGCCGCTGGCAGCCCCTGGCCACGGCCGCGGCCATCACCCTGCTCGCCCTGCCCCTGGCCGGTTGGGTGGGCTGGGAGCAAGGCTGGCTGCCGGACAGCTACCAGCACTTCGAGACCGACGGGCGACGCCAACAGATCCGCCTGAGCGATGGCAGCCGCGTCGAGCTCAACCTCAACAGCGAACTGCGCTTCCTGAACTACAAGGACGAACGCCGCGTCACGCTGGTAAAAGGCGAGGCATTCTTCAAGGTCGCCCACGACAGCAGCCACCCGTTCATCGTCCGAGCCGCCAACGGCCAGACCCGGGTCACCGGCACCCAGTTCAACGTGTGGAAGTATCAGGATCAGGTCAAAGTCACCCTGGTCGAAGGCTCGGTGCTGGTCAGCAGCAACGGCAACAGCGGCGGTTATCGCCTGGGGCCGGGCATGCAGGCCAGCTACCACCTGGGCGACTTCGAGCCCGAGCTGGCCCAGAGCAACGACTACGCCACCAGCCTGGCCTGGCGCAGCGGCAAGCTGGTGCTCGACAACCTGAGCCTGGGCCAGGCCCTGCCGGTGATCAACCGCTACCTCGACAAGCCCCTGCGCCTGGCCGACGAGGGCACCGGCAACATTCGCATCAGCGGTATCTACAACACCGCCGAGGTCGAGCGCCTGGTCGACACCCTGCCCAAGGTGCTGCCGGTCTACCTCACCCGCAGCAAGGACGGCAGCACGGTGCTCAACCGCATAGTGCCGGCACCGAAACGCGGCTGA
- a CDS encoding substrate-binding domain-containing protein — MFKRTVIAASLVAATLASAQSMAAVVGGGATLPEPLYNGKGALPGILPAGFSYTGVGSGGGKTAFLTNAPASINQPAGTNVDFAGSDSVLSASELSTYNSAKLATWGKLIQVPAVGTSVTIPYKKAGNTTLQLSGAQLCAAFSGSATTWGALLGTSDNTPITVVYRSGSSGTTELLTRFLNDSCASNFSVSSTFTSAKVGSIPAHWKGVSGSGDVMTQINAIDGSIGYISPDYVTPGNNAVVARVSKAAMAAGTAPLPTAANAQTALGTVAAPTAANRANPAAWVPTFGAGGSPIPTAGYPIVGYTNLLVGQCYQDAADASALKGFLNDLYSGNKSTLITAHTFVNLPTAFAAEVKKVFLDNAYGDGLDINNASVCNGIGRS; from the coding sequence ATGTTTAAGCGTACTGTGATCGCCGCCTCCCTGGTGGCTGCTACCCTGGCTTCGGCTCAATCCATGGCTGCTGTTGTCGGTGGCGGCGCTACCCTGCCTGAGCCGCTGTACAACGGCAAGGGCGCTCTGCCAGGCATCCTGCCTGCCGGCTTCAGCTACACCGGTGTCGGCAGCGGCGGTGGCAAGACCGCGTTCCTGACCAACGCCCCGGCCTCGATCAACCAGCCTGCCGGCACCAACGTCGACTTCGCCGGTTCCGACTCGGTGCTCAGCGCCAGCGAGCTGTCCACCTACAACAGCGCCAAGCTGGCCACCTGGGGCAAACTGATCCAGGTTCCGGCGGTCGGCACCTCGGTCACCATCCCTTACAAGAAAGCGGGCAACACCACCCTGCAACTGAGTGGCGCCCAGCTGTGCGCGGCCTTCTCCGGCTCGGCCACCACCTGGGGCGCCTTGCTGGGCACCAGCGACAACACGCCGATCACCGTCGTCTACCGCTCCGGCAGCAGCGGCACCACCGAGTTGCTGACCCGCTTCCTGAACGACTCCTGCGCGTCGAACTTCAGCGTCAGCAGCACTTTCACCAGCGCCAAGGTCGGCAGCATTCCAGCCCACTGGAAAGGCGTTTCGGGCAGCGGCGACGTGATGACCCAGATCAACGCCATCGACGGCAGCATCGGCTACATCAGCCCTGACTACGTCACCCCGGGCAACAACGCCGTGGTTGCCCGTGTCAGCAAGGCCGCCATGGCTGCCGGCACCGCGCCGCTGCCAACCGCCGCCAACGCCCAGACCGCCCTTGGCACTGTCGCTGCGCCGACCGCCGCCAACCGCGCCAACCCAGCGGCCTGGGTACCGACCTTCGGGGCTGGCGGCAGCCCGATCCCGACTGCAGGCTACCCGATCGTTGGCTACACCAACCTGCTGGTTGGCCAGTGCTACCAGGACGCCGCCGACGCCAGCGCGCTCAAGGGCTTCCTCAACGACCTGTACAGCGGCAACAAGTCGACCCTGATCACCGCCCACACCTTCGTCAACCTGCCGACCGCTTTCGCCGCCGAAGTCAAGAAGGTGTTCCTGGACAACGCCTACGGCGACGGCCTGGACATCAACAACGCCTCGGTATGCAACGGCATCGGCCGTTCGTGA